The segment GCTTCCCCCGGTCGTCATCTCGATGCCTTTGAAAATCATGCTGTTCCTGTTGGTTGACGGTTGGACTTTGCTGGTCGGTTCCATGGTGAACAGCTTCGGGAGTGGATCGTGACGGAAGAGCTCATTCTGCGTTTGGGTGAAGAAGCATTGAAGACGACGGCGATGGTTTCCGCGCCGATCCTGATCGCGACTTTGGCGGTCGGTCTGGTGATCTCGGTGTTTCAGGCGCTGACCCAGATCAACGAGGCCACCTTGACCTTCGTGCCGAAGATGATCGTGGTCGGTTTGATCATCATCTTCGCCGGCGGCTGGATGCTCGATACTTTGCGTGTGTATACGGTTCAGTTGTTCGAAAACTTGCCTACTTACGTCAGGGAATAATTGATGTTGCAGAGCCT is part of the Pseudobdellovibrionaceae bacterium genome and harbors:
- the fliQ gene encoding flagellar biosynthesis protein FliQ, producing MTEELILRLGEEALKTTAMVSAPILIATLAVGLVISVFQALTQINEATLTFVPKMIVVGLIIIFAGGWMLDTLRVYTVQLFENLPTYVRE